A stretch of the Apteryx mantelli isolate bAptMan1 chromosome 3, bAptMan1.hap1, whole genome shotgun sequence genome encodes the following:
- the LOC106486462 gene encoding nuclear GTPase SLIP-GC-like, giving the protein MAEAPGAEGGNAEDIARKRPRTHQAFQDDEQRLLKHYEKIESKAKKNLNTLYGKISFLFQLDEVPDQLRYLRDRFVSLKEKSAFGLTRIGLFGSTGAGKSTLLNALLDKRFFLPVSGTRTCTSCQVQISTSRNKYYEANIFLLSEEEWRDELRYLFVLLESENNNGEKDDDMEHAIRKLRAVYGEGAERKSYQELLRAKPAITIPSSRRITLKKAEAEELSKELDPYIRNQDNGEEDSEMDVEMDSSDSEMERRRENMRLWPLIKHVEVTLPVSDLIPEGVVFVDIPGTGDSNKERDEMWKESILECSSIWVIADVERVFGAKEHEIMLREAIKACQAGKCSDITFVVTKTDKMNTEEYLRDKGRAEGSMSTHDAILECNKSLKRRKGRAIKDRMQKHLPSDSEILQKSDLVYTVSAKEYWRTETLSIGETEISVLRDHVRKLHLNMTKNLIRDYMKDILVFFNFMDVYICTPLEGDQPSQKDELDEYVRTKIQELGTAAGHVFDQMDLPLLNGVRSARKLHKKNMENLFNQGKNSRGFHKTLKALCVRKGVFVSRIFNRLDINSLLAQPIYDHIDAPFGSIFRKQRHTKASLQLVIDEFSTEIKKKFTEVGRRTNLSNVRLNFLLQETDIIMKALERQIFLKKKTILESLVLLIQSILSPHYDEAAKICGKQTCENIKNKLYQSVEEEVAQNMFEKAKEKMKSHFNSLKVEMTMKLEKDFSNMLSFAFSPWDRMCDRLPVFDQERQEIESLYNSLQ; this is encoded by the exons ATGGCAGAAGCCCCAG GTGCAGAAGGGGGAAATGCAGAGGACATAGCTCGGAAGCGACCAAGAACGCATCAGGCTTTCCAGGACGATGAACAAAGGCTTCTTAAACACT ATGAAAAGATCGAGTCCAAGgccaaaaaaaatctgaacacgTTGTATGGGAAGATATCCTTCTTGTTTCAGCTGGATGAGGTGCCTGACCAGCTGAGATATCTCAG agACCGCTTTGTCTCACTCAAGGAAAAGTCTGCCTTCGGCCTCACCCGCATCGGTCTCTTCGGCAGCACCGGCGCAGGGAAGAGCACGCTGCTGAACGCCCTTCTGGACAAGAGGTTCTTTCTGCCAGTCTCTGGGACACGGACTTGCACTTCCTGCCAGGTTCAGATCAGCACCTCCAGGAATAAATACTATGAAGCGAACATTTTTCTTCTCTCGGAGGAG gaatggagggatgagCTGAGGTATCTCTTCGTGCTTTTGGAATCTGAGAACAACAATGGCGAGAAGGACGATGACATGGAGCATGCCATTCGGAAGCTGCGGGCTGTTTatggggaaggagcagagagaaaaagTTACCAAGAGCTGCTGAGAGCCAAACCTGCGATCACCATTCCCTCCTCGAGACGTATCACTCTTAAGAAAGCAGAG GCAGAGGAGCTCTCTAAAGAGCTGGACCCGTACATCCGGAACCAGGACAATGGTGAGGAGGACAGCGAGATGGACGTTGAGATGGACAGCAGCGACAGCGAGatggaaagaaggagagaaaatatgaGGCTTTGGCCACTGATCAAGCATGTGGAAGTGACTCTCCCAGTGTCAGACCTGATTCCCGAAGGTGTTGTCTTTGTGGATATTCCAGGGACAGGAGATTCCAACAAAGAAAGGGATGAAATGTGGAAAGAG AGTATCCTGGAGTGTTCGTCCATCTGGGTTATCGCCGATGTTGAACGTGTTTTCGGGGCCAAAGAACATGAAATTATGCTACGAGAGGCAATTAAAGCTTGCCAGGCTGGGAAGTGCAGTGATATCACCTTTGTGGTGACCAAGACGGATAAGATGAATACTGAAGAATACCTGAG gGACAAAGGAAGGGCAGAA GGATCTATGAGCACACATGATGCTATTTTGGAGTGCAACAAAAgtctgaaaagaagaaagggcAGAGCAATAAAGGATAGGATGCAG AAACATCTGCCCAGTGACTCAGAGATACTGCAGAAGTCCGACCTGGTTTACACAGTCAGTGCCAAAGAATACTGGAGAACTGAAACTCTCAGCATAGGAGAAACAG AAATCTCCGTACTCAGAGACCATGTCAGGAAGCTCCACCTGAATATGACGAAGAATCTGATACGAGATTATATGAAAGACATTCTTGTCTTTTTTAACTTCATGGATGTTTACATCTGCACGCCGCTTGAAGGA GATCAGCCCTCCCAGAAGGACGAGCTGGATGAGTACGTGAGGACAAAGATCCAGGAACTGGGAACTGCAGCTGGGCATGTTTTCGACCAGATGGACTTGCCTCTCCTCAACGGGGTGAGGTCTGCCAGAAAATTGCACAAGAAGAATATGGAGAATCTCTTCAAC CAAGGCAAGAATTCCCGTGGTTTTCACAagaccctgaaagccttgtgtgTGAGGAAAGGAGTGTTCGTATCCCGCATCTTCAACCGCCTAGACATCAACAGCCTCCTGGCACAACCCATCTATGACCATATTGATGCACCTTTTGGGAGCATATTCAG AAAGCAGCGGCACACAAAGGCCAGCCTGCAGCTGGTCATCGATGAATTCAGCACAGAGATAAAAAAGAAATTCACTGAGGTTGGGAGGAGAACCAACTTGAGCAACGTGAGGCTCAACTTTCTCCTTCAAGAG ACGGACATCATCATGAAAGCCCTGGAAAgacaaatttttttgaaaaagaagacTATCCTCGAGTCCCTTGTGCTGTTGATCCAAAGCATCCTTTCGCCGCATTATGACG AGGCAGCTAAGATATGCGGGAAGCAGACATGCgaaaacataaaaaacaaactTTACCAGTCCGTTGAGGAGGAGGTGGCCCAGAACATGTttgaaaaagcaaaggagaagatgAAGAGCCATTTCAACAGTCTGAAG GTGGAGATGACCATGAAGCTGGAGAAGGACTTTTCCAACATGCTGAGCTTCGCCTTTAGTCCGTGGGACAGGATGTGCGACAGGCTGCCAG TTTTCGATCAAGAACGCCAAGAAATTGAGAGTTTGTACAATAGTCTCCAATAG